GGAAGACGAGATCAACGCCCGTATCGCCGAAGGGGCCGCCGTCAGCACGCAGGTGACTGATCAGGAAACCGCCAGACAGCACGGCGCGATGATGCTGTTCGGCGAGAAGTATCCCGACAAAGTCCGCATGGTCACGATGGGCGATTTCAGCGTTGAACTCTGCGGCGGAACCCACCTTTCGAACACCGGTCAGGTCGGCCTGTGCCGAATCATTTCGGAAGAAGGAGTCGCCAAGGGAGTCCGCCGCATCGTCGCCTACACCGGCCACAAGGCGCTCGACCATGTCCGCGAAACCGAAAACCTGTTGAAACAAGTCGCCATCGCCCTGAAGGTACCCCAGCCGAAAGAGCTGCCGAAACGGGTCGAGCAATTGCAGGCGGAACTGGCCCAGGCCAAAAAGGATCTCTCCAAATTTGCCCAGGCGGCCGTCGCCGATTCGGTCCTCGGCTACCTGTCGGAAGCCGAAGTGGTGGGCGGGGCCAAGATCGTCTGCCGCAAGCTGGAGGGCGTCGACCGCGATTCCCTCCGCATGTATGCCGACGCCCTGCGCCAGGAAGGTGGCTCGGTCGCGGTCTTGCTGGCAGTCGTGAATGAAGGCAAGGTGACGCTGCTGGCCGCCGTGACTCCCGATCTCGTCAAAAAGGGAGTCAAGGCAGGCGACTGCGTCCGGGACGCCGCGAAGCTGGTCGGCGGCGGCGGAGGGGGTCGTCCCGACCTGGCCGAGGCCGGAGGAAAAGACCCCTCGCAGATCGACGCGGCACTGGCCGCCGGCGCAGCGGTCTACCGCAAGGCCTTGGGGGGGTGATCTGGCATTCCGCCAAAATTCGCGTCGCTCGACGCTTGAGAGTGCTGCGACCGGGTGGGAGAATTTTTCCTATCGCCCGATGTTTGTTCACCTTAAGAAAGAGCCATGCGGAATTGACGCCGGTAGGTCGTCCGGTAGAATCGACGTTTCGTCGGATCGTCGTCAGAATTTCCAGAGCCACGAACCGTTCCCACCCGCCGCAAGACGCTCAACAGGAGAGGACGAGTGCAGGTTGAAATCACGTGCCGTCACGGTTCGATCAAGCCGGAATTCCAGGAATACATCACCCGCAAGACGCAGAAACTTCTGACCTACTTCGAACGGGTGACCGCCATTCGGGTGACGCTCGATTACGAAGGCGATCGGGTCAAAGTGGAAATTCTGGTCGATGCTGAACACAAGCACGACTTCGTGACGTCCCATGTGACGGACGCCGTCGAAGTCGGCCCCTGTTTCGATCAGGCGCTGTTCAAAATGGAACAGCAGATCCGCAAATACAAGGAAAAAGTCCAGGACCATCGTCGCGACAAGCCGCTCAACGACCTGGTGAAAGATGGCCTGGAAACGGCCGAAAACGAATAACAACGGGCGATATCAAACGGCAAGTGGGCCCTGCAGAGCCGGTGATGTTTTGATCCGTCAATTCCCCGCCCGAGACTTGCCGTTGTCGATCGCGGGGGTTCACTTCAGTTCAGCCTCGTCCTGGCTGGTTCAATAGTCATCGGGCAACCCGATAAGCGTGTTGCTTGAAACCAGTCACGACGGCGGCGGTTCGAACCGGTAATTGGCAAGAAATAACTTCAGTGCAAAGCTCAACACAGGCAAGGTCGCTCCTGGTCTGTGCCGTTAGTTGAATGGAAAAGGATGTATCGAATGCGACTCACTGAGTTCGTGGTTCCGGAAGCGATTTTGCCTCTGCTGCAGGCCGATTCGAAGCAGTCTGCCATCCGGCAGATGGTGGCCAGCCTGAAGAACGCCGGCAAGATCCGTCCGGCCGACGAAGAAGCCATTGTGTCGGCAATCCTGAAGCGCGAAGAACTCGGTTCGACCGGGATCGGCCGCGGCGTCGCTGTGCCCCACACCAAGCATCCTTCGGCCGAAACAATCATTTCGACCGTGGCGCTGTGTCACGAGGGGCTTGATTTTGAAAGTCTCGATGGCGAAGACGTTTATATTCTGTTCTTGTTGATCTCTCCTCCCGACCGTCCGGGGGACCACCTGCGGGGTCTGGAAACGATTACGCGGCATTTGAAGAACGACGACTTCTGCAGCTTCATCAAACAGGCGACCACAACTCAGGCGGTTGTCGACCTGCTGCAGGAAGCCGATGAAAGCCAGTCGTAGGGAACGACCGGCCAGAAATTTCCCTGTCGCTCCAACCTGGCGCGGGATTCGCTAGGCCGGTGGCCTGAAGAGAGTTCGATGTCTCCCATCGCACACATGAGTGGAACCGCGTTGATCAGCCGCCCCGTCAAGCTCAACCTCGCACAAGGCCTGCATATCCGGGCCTGTTCGCGAGTTGTTGCGCTCGTAGGCGGATTTGATGGACAAATGCGCATCCGCTACGGGAATCGCTCGGCCGACGCCAGTTCGATGTTTGACCTGATGCAACTGGCCGCGCTCCCGGGCGCGGACCTGGTGCTCGAGGGCCAGGGAGACGGTGCCGAAGCGGTCCTCGACGCGCTCGAACGCTTCTTTTCGCAAACGAGCGAATCGGCCGAGTAAAAACCGCCGTAAGCTCAGCGCAAATCAAGCCGGAACGGGGCATTCAGGGGCCGCCGCTGACCTGCTTGACCGGATTTCCCTGCACTGCCTTGGCACTTGGCCTTGCAGCCGGGCAGCCGCCGATTCAACCTGCGGCGATTTCCCGGATTGAATCGACGCGTCCTTCGGCGCACAATGGGGCCAGAGGACCAGCAGGGATTTCAATGCACGTCAAAAATGGAATCGCCGTTTCGCCGGGGATCGCAATCGGCCCTGCGTTCGTCCTCGGCGTCGAAGATTTCCGCGTTCCCCAGAACTACGTCAGCGTCGCCGCGGCAGATTCCGAAATCACTCGCCTGCGGTGCGCTCTCGACAATGTCGCGGCGGAAATTTCAGCAAACGAAGCCCTTGCTGCCCAACATCTAGGCAAGGAATACGCGGCGATCTTCGGCGCCCACCTGCAATTTGTCCGCGATCCCAAACTCGTCGCCGAGATGGAACAGCGGATTCGCACTCTGCACCATTCCCCCGAATTTGCCGCTACACAGGTGCTCCGCCGCTTCGCACGCGAATTGCAGCACCTGGGAAATCAGTATCTGGCCGAACGGGCGACCGACATTTTCGATCTGGAACGCAGTCTGCTCCGGCATTTGCTGGGAGAACAGCGAGAAGAACTTTCCCATCTGACCACATCTGTCATCGTGCTGGCCCATAACCTCACCCCCAGCGAAACCGCGAACCTGAACCGCAAGTTCGTGCGCGGCTTCGTGACGGAAGTTGGCGGCAGTACGAGCCATACAGCCATTCTCGCGGGTGCGCTCGAAATTCCGGCCATTGTCGGTGTCGGCAGTTTTCTGACCGATATTGCCGGCGGCGATCTGATCATCGTCGACGGCGATCAGGGCAAAATCATC
This window of the Planctomicrobium piriforme genome carries:
- a CDS encoding HPr family phosphocarrier protein gives rise to the protein MSPIAHMSGTALISRPVKLNLAQGLHIRACSRVVALVGGFDGQMRIRYGNRSADASSMFDLMQLAALPGADLVLEGQGDGAEAVLDALERFFSQTSESAE
- the hpf gene encoding ribosome hibernation-promoting factor, HPF/YfiA family; this translates as MQVEITCRHGSIKPEFQEYITRKTQKLLTYFERVTAIRVTLDYEGDRVKVEILVDAEHKHDFVTSHVTDAVEVGPCFDQALFKMEQQIRKYKEKVQDHRRDKPLNDLVKDGLETAENE
- a CDS encoding PTS sugar transporter subunit IIA codes for the protein MRLTEFVVPEAILPLLQADSKQSAIRQMVASLKNAGKIRPADEEAIVSAILKREELGSTGIGRGVAVPHTKHPSAETIISTVALCHEGLDFESLDGEDVYILFLLISPPDRPGDHLRGLETITRHLKNDDFCSFIKQATTTQAVVDLLQEADESQS